The following coding sequences lie in one Tichowtungia aerotolerans genomic window:
- a CDS encoding LamG domain-containing protein — protein sequence MRRLYTCLLVGLLAVSSASAALVAHWDFSDGTYNDKAGSLDGAANGSVAIVDSGSLHFAKAVQTGSAKGTDYLNVGDLGTLGIYTNSFTVSLWIHHASSLTTDEFWDSMSGSSSVGYEGIAASVRASNASDANKVYMNVGDGSTAKALLKNAQVSDGAWHWVVVRYDAGTGELKYFEDGVHIAGEDEVKYGCSLVREDGRDLWLGDGFGGMIGDVRIYDTALSFTENGEGAVVGGELYGLYGSPLVAHWDFSDGTYEDQAGSLDGTANGSVSIVDSGSPYFAKAVQTGSTKGTDYLNVGDLGTLGIYTNSFTVSLWVNHASSSTTDEFWDSLSGTSTSGYEGIKGSIRAYNVSNADKVYMNVGNGSTTMALLKGAVVSDGEWHWLVIRYDSETGELKYFEDSVHIVAEDEINGSCSLVQEAGRNLWLGDGFGGMIGDVRIYNKALSFTTDENNELVGGDLYEIYTGSEEDAVDFSGWLNMYPTLGTSTNYTDDPDADGMNNLLEYALGGIPTDSDAVDVLPTSFAESNWMLYVYNRRLDASSRQLSYSVVSGADLTLEAMTNATEEIGSSVIDAGFEVVTNRVPMDLEPRQFVTLKIEVAE from the coding sequence ATGAGAAGGTTGTATACATGTTTGCTGGTCGGTTTGCTGGCGGTGTCGTCTGCGTCGGCAGCGCTGGTTGCACACTGGGACTTCAGTGACGGTACCTATAATGATAAGGCCGGGAGCCTGGACGGAGCAGCGAACGGATCGGTCGCAATTGTGGATTCCGGCAGTTTGCATTTCGCGAAGGCGGTGCAGACCGGTTCGGCGAAGGGGACGGACTATTTAAATGTCGGGGATCTCGGAACGCTCGGTATTTATACCAACAGTTTTACGGTTTCGCTGTGGATTCATCATGCATCCAGTTTAACAACCGATGAGTTCTGGGACAGTATGAGCGGGTCGTCGTCTGTGGGGTATGAGGGAATCGCCGCTTCGGTCCGGGCAAGCAACGCCAGTGATGCCAATAAGGTTTATATGAACGTTGGGGACGGATCGACGGCGAAGGCGCTTCTGAAAAACGCACAGGTGTCGGATGGAGCGTGGCACTGGGTTGTGGTTCGTTATGATGCCGGTACGGGGGAGCTGAAATATTTTGAAGACGGTGTTCATATTGCCGGTGAAGACGAAGTCAAATACGGCTGTTCGCTGGTGAGGGAAGACGGTCGGGACCTGTGGTTGGGTGACGGGTTCGGCGGGATGATCGGTGATGTGCGTATCTATGATACTGCTTTGTCTTTCACGGAAAACGGAGAGGGAGCTGTAGTCGGCGGGGAGCTGTATGGATTGTATGGATCTCCGTTGGTGGCCCATTGGGATTTCAGCGATGGAACCTATGAGGATCAGGCCGGGAGCCTGGACGGAACGGCAAATGGATCGGTTTCAATTGTCGATTCCGGCAGCCCGTATTTCGCGAAGGCGGTGCAGACCGGTTCGACGAAAGGGACGGACTATTTGAATGTGGGGGATCTCGGAACGCTCGGCATTTATACCAACAGTTTTACGGTTTCGCTTTGGGTTAACCATGCGTCCAGTTCCACAACCGATGAGTTCTGGGACAGCCTGAGCGGAACTTCTACCTCGGGGTATGAAGGGATTAAAGGGTCGATTCGGGCATACAATGTCAGTAATGCCGATAAAGTTTATATGAATGTCGGGAACGGATCGACCACGATGGCGCTTCTTAAAGGTGCTGTAGTTTCAGACGGGGAGTGGCATTGGCTTGTGATTCGCTATGATTCCGAAACCGGTGAGCTGAAATATTTTGAAGACAGTGTTCACATTGTCGCGGAAGATGAGATCAACGGTTCCTGTTCACTGGTTCAGGAGGCGGGTCGGAATCTCTGGCTGGGTGATGGATTCGGCGGGATGATTGGTGATGTCCGGATTTATAACAAAGCACTTTCATTTACAACGGACGAAAACAACGAGCTGGTCGGAGGAGATCTGTATGAGATCTACACAGGTTCTGAAGAGGACGCTGTCGACTTTTCCGGATGGTTGAATATGTACCCCACGCTCGGAACGTCCACCAACTATACGGATGACCCGGATGCGGACGGCATGAACAATCTGCTTGAATACGCTTTGGGCGGAATCCCGACGGATTCCGATGCTGTGGATGTATTGCCGACTTCTTTTGCAGAGAGTAACTGGATGCTTTATGTCTACAATCGCCGCCTGGATGCCTCAAGCCGCCAGTTGAGCTATTCGGTTGTTTCCGGTGCCGACCTGACGCTGGAGGCGATGACCAATGCGACTGAAGAAATCGGTTCATCTGTAATTGATGCCGGCTTTGAAGTCGTAACCAACCGTGTTCCAATGGATTTGGAACCCAGGCAGTTTGTGACCCTGAAGATTGAGGTCGCGGAGTAG
- a CDS encoding LamG-like jellyroll fold domain-containing protein: protein MRYTGVIVGLLMAAGILCAEDVSARWGFDGTDRSSELSWTGAASVETLPEKARQGVVSLELPEDRAILNSGLIAEQFADKNWSLSLLFRHDRLPPDGEGAGDSMILFQSDRLTVALRRGNDGGNAGKIFATLNADQGKTLFKPNVRVDDGRWHEFALRADAEKKIIQVFLDGKLYSDRDFEGTALLFEKNGLFEIGPGAGSQVDELRIFNTALSDPELFSSFKYALCGMDKLGPAQGINSVRILLSPDLPEPCRFYAERFAAHLMLRAPAVRVAVDFFSGGEQPVANELLLCASIAADDELSPGPEGYAVGLAAAGDGYQGRVIGADARGVLYGLGRLLYLSEKAGPWIRWPEFNEASAPRVALRSMNGSFKHSMDSGAAKKTGARAWSEEEGIAYWEEYLFLGVNAYTYGRGRVPPVNLEKYTQSAGVEGVSLKMDQLCTSYGMACYYPQSVNGLGKANMKSGWNALSRVGRLDPHLACPSVPEARAAILQVWEAYAEECGNLDFVTLKSADLGGCHCEKCREDWAAVFYNLCCDIARSVHQWKPGAKVYFTNQEMNMEENERLFRLMREDEECPLTGYVYSPGGSENSTYGYILKNPRWDRYPGISPNTTFLKSRLSYLRPDQDILVSADITHWKRAGSAVPYVDPLMSEIYARRTYNARPKNYEKVFRERMPYSNGFIGYSEGIFDDFNKFLMLRLSWNPDLSAEEIASEYYTYHCGPDAGRLLARAVFIGERIREKPFRSCGENIRRYRELVQKAGECMPPEYRTGNWRYGQMVVRSLVDSYVWQRSEFQRQQVEQAGRILNTVLRSGDPAEEIRSAVSALSQSFESDLPAQARAADDEVDAAIGIRCFALTKMERIDSAGVFWLKAQLEPLLQETDAAEMTDRLMQILNYDKVGPGEFYDNCGTIDQQPHYDFDSGELYYGTGSWPQETRPSQRWYNYSFEAQDGLGFFYEGVDPNAQYTVTVTWPNPTGVSFALNSPNEFFIYADGEQVGKVVPPDRVEQFTFDVPRSVTADGRVQISLRKVPERSRCTCVSEIWLRKKKS, encoded by the coding sequence GTGAGATATACAGGAGTGATTGTGGGACTGCTGATGGCAGCAGGGATTCTTTGCGCTGAAGACGTTTCGGCCCGGTGGGGTTTCGACGGAACGGATCGTTCCAGCGAGTTGAGCTGGACGGGCGCAGCCTCAGTCGAGACGCTTCCGGAAAAGGCGCGGCAGGGAGTCGTGAGTCTGGAGCTTCCGGAGGACCGGGCCATTCTTAACAGCGGCCTGATTGCGGAGCAGTTTGCAGATAAAAACTGGAGTCTCAGTCTTCTGTTTCGTCATGATCGTCTTCCGCCAGATGGCGAGGGGGCCGGTGACAGCATGATTTTGTTCCAATCGGATCGACTGACGGTGGCTTTGCGCCGGGGCAATGACGGCGGGAATGCCGGTAAGATTTTTGCGACGCTGAATGCGGATCAGGGGAAAACTCTCTTTAAGCCGAATGTGCGTGTCGATGACGGGCGGTGGCATGAGTTTGCATTGCGGGCGGATGCAGAAAAAAAAATCATCCAGGTCTTTCTTGATGGAAAGCTGTATTCCGATCGTGATTTTGAAGGAACCGCTTTGCTGTTTGAGAAAAACGGCCTGTTCGAGATCGGGCCCGGGGCGGGCTCGCAGGTCGATGAGTTGCGCATTTTCAATACGGCTCTCAGCGATCCGGAGCTGTTCAGCAGCTTTAAGTATGCGCTCTGTGGAATGGATAAGCTGGGTCCGGCTCAGGGAATCAACTCGGTTCGGATTCTTCTCTCCCCGGATCTGCCGGAGCCGTGCCGCTTTTATGCGGAACGTTTTGCGGCTCATCTGATGCTGCGGGCTCCGGCTGTTCGGGTTGCCGTTGATTTTTTTTCCGGGGGGGAGCAGCCTGTCGCGAACGAACTGCTTCTGTGCGCTTCCATTGCTGCCGATGATGAGCTGTCCCCCGGTCCCGAGGGGTATGCTGTTGGGCTGGCCGCGGCCGGCGACGGATATCAGGGTCGGGTGATCGGTGCTGATGCGCGCGGCGTTCTGTATGGACTGGGACGATTGCTTTATCTTTCCGAGAAAGCGGGGCCATGGATTCGGTGGCCTGAGTTCAACGAAGCTTCGGCTCCCCGCGTTGCGCTTCGTTCGATGAACGGCTCATTCAAACATTCCATGGACAGTGGCGCTGCAAAAAAGACCGGTGCGCGCGCCTGGAGTGAAGAAGAGGGGATCGCTTACTGGGAGGAATATCTTTTCCTTGGGGTCAATGCTTATACCTACGGTCGGGGACGGGTTCCCCCTGTTAATCTGGAAAAGTATACTCAAAGCGCCGGGGTCGAGGGCGTTTCTCTGAAGATGGATCAGCTGTGCACAAGCTATGGAATGGCATGTTATTATCCACAGTCGGTCAATGGGCTCGGTAAAGCCAATATGAAGTCCGGTTGGAATGCGCTGAGCCGGGTCGGCAGGCTCGACCCGCACTTGGCCTGTCCGTCGGTTCCGGAAGCCCGCGCCGCCATCCTTCAGGTTTGGGAAGCGTATGCCGAAGAGTGCGGCAACCTGGACTTCGTAACCCTGAAGTCCGCGGATCTCGGCGGGTGCCATTGTGAGAAGTGCCGTGAGGACTGGGCTGCGGTTTTTTATAACCTGTGCTGTGATATTGCCCGATCTGTTCATCAATGGAAGCCGGGCGCCAAGGTGTATTTCACGAATCAGGAAATGAATATGGAGGAAAACGAGCGGCTCTTCAGGCTGATGCGCGAGGATGAGGAATGTCCGCTGACCGGGTATGTCTACTCCCCGGGTGGAAGTGAAAACTCCACCTACGGTTACATTCTTAAAAACCCCCGCTGGGACCGCTATCCGGGTATTTCCCCCAATACCACCTTCCTGAAATCCCGTCTCAGTTACCTGCGGCCCGATCAGGACATCTTGGTGTCTGCCGACATCACCCATTGGAAGCGTGCGGGGAGTGCGGTACCTTATGTCGATCCGCTGATGTCGGAGATCTATGCCCGCCGCACCTACAATGCGCGTCCGAAAAACTATGAAAAGGTGTTTCGCGAGCGCATGCCTTACAGTAACGGATTTATCGGCTATTCGGAGGGAATCTTCGATGACTTCAACAAGTTCCTGATGCTGCGCCTTTCCTGGAATCCCGATCTTTCGGCCGAAGAAATTGCCTCCGAATATTATACATATCATTGCGGCCCGGACGCCGGTCGGCTGCTGGCCCGTGCGGTATTTATCGGGGAGCGGATTCGAGAAAAGCCGTTCCGTTCCTGCGGCGAAAACATCCGCCGCTACCGGGAACTCGTTCAGAAGGCGGGCGAATGCATGCCGCCGGAATACCGCACGGGAAACTGGCGTTACGGGCAGATGGTCGTCCGCTCGCTGGTCGATTCCTATGTCTGGCAGCGTTCGGAATTTCAGAGGCAGCAGGTCGAGCAGGCTGGACGGATCCTGAACACTGTGCTGAGGTCTGGTGATCCGGCCGAGGAAATTCGGTCCGCCGTGAGTGCGCTGTCGCAGTCCTTCGAATCCGACCTTCCTGCGCAGGCGCGGGCGGCTGATGACGAAGTCGATGCAGCGATCGGGATTCGCTGTTTTGCATTGACCAAAATGGAGCGCATTGACTCTGCGGGTGTATTCTGGCTGAAAGCGCAGCTCGAACCGCTTCTGCAGGAAACAGATGCTGCGGAGATGACAGATCGCCTGATGCAGATTCTCAACTACGACAAGGTGGGTCCCGGCGAGTTTTATGACAACTGCGGAACGATCGATCAGCAGCCGCATTACGACTTCGACAGCGGCGAGCTCTATTACGGAACCGGATCGTGGCCGCAGGAAACCCGTCCGTCCCAGCGCTGGTATAATTATTCTTTCGAGGCGCAGGACGGTTTGGGATTCTTCTATGAAGGGGTGGACCCGAATGCTCAGTATACTGTGACCGTCACCTGGCCGAATCCGACCGGGGTCAGCTTCGCGCTGAACAGTCCGAACGAATTTTTCATTTACGCCGACGGTGAACAGGTCGGTAAGGTCGTTCCACCGGACCGTGTTGAGCAGTTCACCTTTGATGTGCCTCGTTCTGTGACCGCAGACGGACGTGTACAGATCAGTCTTCGCAAAGTGCCGGAACGCAGTCGATGCACCTGCGTTTCAGAAATCTGGCTTCGGAAAAAGAAATCATAA
- a CDS encoding sulfatase family protein yields the protein MKTPNIIFMMADDMGIGDLGCCGAEKIPTPNMDRLAKEGMRFTDAHSSSAVCTPSRYSVMTGRYCWRTRLKKFVIGGFGAPLIEPERETLGSLCKKAGYTTAAIGKWHMGFTWYDKTGAPLQVPECDALDVDGFYVDYVRGISGGPTELGFDYYYGIAGSLDMPPYVLIENDQMVELPDREKEVYYNQQRRGLQMPGFKDEEVDVTFAKKAAAYIEEQAGSEQPFFLYMTPASPHRPCDIRPEFVKDKSDAGDRGDMVVLFDWMVGQVLGALDRTGQAENTLIVVTSDNGARVVCANGEDYGHKANSIYRGQKADIWDGGHREPFLVRWPGVVEPDTTTGALACLSDFFATVGDIVGQDASCAEDSISLLPVLKGEQAVTRETLIHHSGFGMFSLRKGDWKLVLGSGSGGFTEPVGEISEHAGQLYNLKDDPSEQTNLWNEHAGIVRRLKDEFVDLMT from the coding sequence ATGAAGACGCCGAACATCATTTTCATGATGGCCGATGACATGGGAATCGGCGACCTTGGCTGCTGCGGCGCCGAAAAAATTCCAACCCCGAATATGGATCGGCTGGCGAAAGAAGGGATGCGTTTTACGGATGCACACTCGTCATCGGCGGTCTGCACGCCGAGCCGTTACTCAGTGATGACCGGCCGTTATTGCTGGCGCACCCGCCTTAAAAAATTTGTTATCGGCGGGTTCGGCGCGCCGCTGATTGAGCCGGAACGCGAAACGCTGGGATCACTTTGTAAAAAAGCGGGTTATACAACAGCCGCCATTGGGAAATGGCACATGGGGTTCACCTGGTATGATAAGACGGGCGCTCCTCTGCAGGTGCCGGAATGTGACGCGCTGGATGTCGATGGGTTTTATGTTGACTACGTACGCGGTATCAGCGGCGGCCCGACCGAACTCGGTTTCGATTATTATTATGGCATTGCCGGCTCGCTCGATATGCCGCCTTATGTGCTGATTGAAAACGACCAAATGGTCGAGCTGCCCGATCGTGAAAAGGAAGTTTATTACAATCAGCAGCGTCGAGGGTTGCAGATGCCGGGCTTTAAAGACGAAGAAGTCGATGTGACTTTTGCCAAAAAAGCAGCGGCTTATATTGAAGAACAGGCGGGGTCGGAACAGCCCTTTTTTCTCTATATGACTCCGGCCTCGCCGCATCGTCCCTGCGATATCCGTCCGGAATTTGTGAAGGACAAAAGCGATGCCGGTGATCGCGGAGATATGGTGGTCTTATTCGACTGGATGGTCGGGCAGGTGCTGGGGGCTCTGGATCGTACTGGTCAGGCAGAAAACACGTTGATCGTTGTGACTTCAGACAACGGCGCGCGCGTTGTCTGTGCCAATGGTGAAGACTATGGGCATAAAGCGAACAGCATCTATCGCGGGCAGAAAGCAGATATATGGGACGGCGGCCATCGCGAACCGTTTCTTGTCCGCTGGCCGGGTGTCGTGGAACCGGACACAACGACAGGTGCTCTGGCCTGCCTGTCGGACTTTTTTGCAACCGTCGGCGATATCGTCGGACAGGACGCATCCTGTGCGGAAGACAGCATCAGTCTGCTGCCGGTTCTGAAAGGTGAGCAGGCAGTAACGCGCGAAACTCTGATTCATCATTCGGGCTTCGGCATGTTCTCCCTGCGCAAAGGTGATTGGAAACTGGTGCTCGGGTCCGGCTCCGGAGGGTTTACCGAGCCGGTCGGAGAAATCTCTGAACATGCCGGTCAGCTTTATAACCTGAAAGATGACCCATCTGAACAGACGAATCTTTGGAATGAGCACGCCGGTATAGTGCGCAGGTTGAAAGACGAGTTTGTGGATCTTATGACATAG
- a CDS encoding LacI family DNA-binding transcriptional regulator — MNLQVVAEKAGVSVATVSRVVNNRTGVSEDKVTRIRAAIKELGFVPKTRIPRSVPSVAPDGVKYGNVLILVVGTGHLSATELFVRQLEPICFGLSEKGFSPVVSMGATSLNQMPPVAQKRLIDGVVLFGEVEQEFLDFFEGIPLLWMTSHQEGSNAFVLPGNREIGQLGAEYCRNENCRFVVAVSSVLGAKVYESRHRTFIEAAESFGLECSLLLGSEADSIEHSVSAVIEKEIDLIKKADAIFFPSDRITAFAYPALCRAGIFKKSKVPVVISCGGEKNYLSGLDPRPVSIDMGAELIGQQAVEQIVWRMRHPTQKRQFSVVIHPELTE, encoded by the coding sequence ATGAATCTTCAGGTTGTTGCAGAAAAAGCTGGCGTTTCAGTCGCAACGGTTTCGCGTGTGGTGAATAACCGGACTGGGGTGTCGGAAGACAAGGTAACGCGAATCCGAGCCGCGATTAAAGAGCTTGGGTTTGTTCCGAAAACCCGGATTCCCCGGTCGGTGCCGTCTGTGGCGCCGGATGGGGTGAAATATGGAAATGTTTTGATTCTGGTTGTCGGGACTGGCCATCTTAGCGCCACAGAGCTGTTTGTTCGGCAGTTGGAGCCGATTTGTTTTGGGCTTTCAGAAAAAGGGTTCTCACCGGTTGTCAGTATGGGGGCGACATCTTTGAACCAAATGCCTCCGGTTGCTCAAAAACGACTGATCGACGGGGTTGTTCTCTTTGGGGAAGTTGAACAGGAGTTTCTCGACTTTTTTGAGGGGATACCTCTTCTTTGGATGACGTCGCACCAGGAAGGCAGTAATGCGTTTGTCCTTCCGGGAAATCGTGAAATCGGTCAGCTCGGCGCGGAGTATTGCCGGAACGAAAACTGCAGATTTGTGGTGGCGGTCAGTTCGGTTTTGGGCGCAAAAGTGTATGAGAGTCGTCATCGGACATTTATTGAGGCGGCTGAAAGTTTTGGTTTGGAGTGCAGTCTTTTACTGGGCTCGGAGGCAGATTCCATTGAACATTCAGTGAGCGCGGTGATCGAAAAAGAGATCGATCTGATCAAGAAAGCGGATGCGATCTTTTTTCCATCGGACCGCATCACTGCATTTGCGTATCCGGCGCTTTGCCGGGCCGGGATTTTCAAAAAGAGCAAGGTTCCGGTGGTGATTTCCTGCGGCGGGGAGAAAAACTATCTCAGCGGGCTGGATCCCCGGCCGGTCAGTATAGATATGGGGGCGGAACTGATTGGGCAGCAGGCGGTTGAACAGATTGTCTGGCGGATGCGCCATCCGACCCAGAAGCGGCAGTTTTCCGTGGTGATTCATCCGGAGCTGACGGAGTAA